In Esox lucius isolate fEsoLuc1 chromosome 6, fEsoLuc1.pri, whole genome shotgun sequence, the following proteins share a genomic window:
- the LOC105027245 gene encoding uncharacterized protein LOC105027245 yields the protein MTTVEKRHSSRKGRGHRKHSSGGLSDTSSGGSFLDDTDREVSSLTDRAFRSLCIGEEAVYNDSDLGSSPSALKERHQAFSQEIIVAPDSQVREKRDRDPVKGAAQRSFSLQRCGLGGGEAGWEREQEGRSWAGQYRVGTQGYSAWEGQGEGRVSATFQRSFTDVSQQEKSLREERLSFLSNGGSDPSWQQRRSRSRVSSLIKAFSSEGCSGGDGGVEGKLKEWNNECSWDKSALMSIQRELSEFSTAYNQNFPTGPFPTAGSFPQQTGPFPGSGNSLYPSEVSSTATASFLRSSHGKISSKHSMFTQLNSTSNFFLHSELSPFQPLWRDNNRFPFHQGYVAGFMTSADFPKWYDSPMYKEMTLEQQFHGFRGFTETGSRPQHKPLEAVAPPPQLRSTSTMLQKASAVEKHSDYESAGHCPPWKRAQSVGSNRYPSLRPSTISPTNERPRRGQDAVSSLNEFRRTEQVAKLTAEQSVTMLINSSAPRDAVDGIDNRATSFSNKVSTVAVQQAVVTSNTPFNITQLLTPVIHNQQDTESTPEGLQMAHNQPAIMGERERRGPTPEVRMASYKSRASGLLFNLKDNRKRVKSTYSPTKFTGMEVTGRSKSNLGGYGLRDTVVDNLDALDIVVPQLAGEREPSAVCQPQTNPQCDPSRQPTTAHHLQHLNYTDTSEAGAYQALRSSQTREEMVHHQEYRGNYHNSNLPTTHQNDPCELAIPSPAVIDSIQTSDVNRTTERYSKGSGYEQVRGKQYGSIDASSQESWKQHVSNTTYHGRETFGVNERVTDMRPWKGEIAALIEKDKQSLLSRTAATMKQEPKQNYDWNVVNGQDEMREPGKQYVPEGRVHSAAEVLTGRNSLPHKEVRPISDYTKNQNDWCRSAGQDNIKTSVNLESDRTYAVRNTFTERGQPVHAKPHGLWVEQNKRHQVYVNKEQYDQDVQWNSSYKNDNRQYSANASTSARWGKDHSENTDNTITMLHQTVGKYPRNEAFTANDLDGMHMKVLAKAEKANVKAEQMKAELPKAEHSKAEKAKSDLKNADKPKAELAKAEDTLALAKTENTKAELSKADIAKAQAVVAQTELAKAELAIAQAELAKAELAKAQAELAKAELVKAQADLAKAELAKAQAEEVKAEHTKTEQAEAELAKCKRAKEEKVKAELATAHLPKAELVQEKVAISKAELANAEKAKHFEQTEQAIIKPEKAKNDDPAKFTSWSNSEDRYGINDILTTRDYEQVKRERLGEKRYSVNDAVPTTVDKVSNEIISTQAEIKPPLQKDVAPISSYEQEDRGQDEYTGFREQNGFSHEVSAKENKHRSIEVAATDESKKIDSPATINHETAITTTGYTKDESISNQRLGTKVEEQVLGNQKENSERRSEGPWVYSESSKQFKLASQTESRRKPSDQSLPLSKEVHPSSFRPMSLKEKGQTKQQLLTSKLKAQAEKEISAIKEKGFGKQDGLLLRNPTKHLEQRERGQSGQESKIIKHYVSKGQTNNDLCINNATAQSQHKGKATIEESTVSDDQQSITSLKGTRNKSQVNDGTEKDMLQSTEVKSQNEYNSDEISCKMFSGKSESVSEDDSLQIMGIMVTITEPSQEKEDGFITQQKVKGNEKREDEAIQNKLPYNNSESDPTITPKADQAALSKSGVSSKRQDSAFADHVIPEKTRQQTQLSDGKAEIQTEHAARESKQVTLAPETTNSYPENTEKPPSNGSDQFQKEILVHDSSAVKDGRFAEVKQAKNKQLAETQPLFFKQGITESNNLTTTEIIGKGDSSFQDAPVENIHIGSIAVCVVAGTHQTDNQQNTESHSVAKHVVSGAEKPTGDSNVHIDSIAIRVVSGVTENENGKTTANEKANNSADPTGETSSFKPEVSSRQKQLPTVPTAIADYARLKVISTEEDSPSKTDSPSREDGYFPMIQTRRSRRPVFPPEQHEQPVAGVMLGKEVAAVKEPEVPYKLNTATKIGGVLSSMEQQQRKTGMFSLREKAKEAISLNKEGLTGTTDTDIFKHNNVPEHATGLENHPEYQSTQTAHEPGKQRFSPKVDATQYMEAMQVSLGNEYTMEKREEQSKVEERTKREKEDIKEVERTALQRNKERVAREDEEYQKEKERREQREEQKENELREQHKWREEKKKEERTEEERREVVRREQQQQQDLKREAEMKEENRIARLREEERKDKDRRERLREEEKNEEERKELQLQREEEQKEKRRARQREEEKMNALQYYSISSPENQARPRDRPLFSPQPSPHRGNPEDWEYHVRPHLHTSPAPPSTRSNTSSPALGGKPTMFRVKDNTFRSSSLTKSVKPRFHKSLGEEFRVGSPLWSGSERGDEVHERTRESGLEAHRECTGTPEYHESGISSHRQTRVRDTQHAVDHTALSEPTHTQPYSRPYSRRSVVLDDDDSRSMISNMSGDVESYAASVADMSERSSGLYDSEFTSRGCYNRPDSACSFASDVGRPMGKPPTVPPKSDKALRRAKRLTTRRIKKESKPETEVEADPVENPVHAVASVPSSPSELGSSNRPARASAHFSAPVSLPLAPSSISSVPFAPTDLRSSHRQSFYASPNAKAPTSLPHASPHPRVPGQVVSVSSSPTYQPIAHPRHLVSPLASPLTSPMNVPQYHVDPNYTSPSGLSLPQPFTQSLTQKKVLQDPGSGQYFVVDMPVQVKTKTFFDPETGKYVQLNVRQPGQGGSLSQAQPQGYPQSLPEASYIQPPTYPPYTQSKASPAGRPYVLYQGYPQNYQSLPVSSLSTHRSHSGMSVLETPTQDCQNPHPKEESQGWAGDGEGQGEAWSNQGYGGQEQTPYMDTAHDTHSRPGEGTVYGSDANSVPHRDIITMSELEDFAMDSGDWL from the exons TCCCTGGCAGTGGGAACAGTCTGTACCCCTCCGAGGTGTCTTCTACTGCTACAGCCTCCTTTCTAAGGTCCTCCCATGGTAAAATCAGTAGTAAACATAGCATGTTCACGCAGCTCAACTCCACCTCTAACTTCTTTCTCCATAGTGAGTTAAGCCCTTTTCAACCCCTGTGGAGAGACAATAACAGGTTTCCCTTCCACCAGGGCTATGTTGCCGGGTTCATGACCTCTGCAGACTTCCCTAAGTGGTACGATTCACCCATGTACAAGGAGATGACATTGGAACAGCAGTTCCATGGCTTTCGCGGATTCACAGAGACAGGGTCCAGACCCCAACATAAGCCCCTGGAGGCGGTTGCTCCTCCCCCTCAACTCCGGTCCACCTCCACAATGCTGCAGAAGGCCTCAGCTGTGGAGAAGCACTCAGATTATGAGTCGGCAGGTCACTGTCCTCCCTGGAAACGGGCCCAGAGTGTGGGTTCCAACAGATATCCCTCCCTCCGGCCCTCCACAATCTCTCCCACCAACGAGAGGCCACGACGTGGCCAAGATGCCGTCAGCTCCCTGAATGAGTTCCGGCGCACCGAGCAGGTCGCCAAGTTGACCGCAGAACAGAGTGTTACAATGCTCATTAACAGCTCAGCGCCGAGGGACGCGGTGGACGGCATCGACAACAGAGCGACTTCCTTCAGCAATAAAGTTAGCACAGTGGCAGTGCAGCAGGCTGTAGTCACTAGCAACACTCCCTTCAACATCACCCAGCTGTTGACCCCTGTCATACACAACCAGCAAGACACTGAATCCACCCCGGAGGGTCTACAGATGGCCCACAATCAGCCGGCCAtaatgggagagagggagagaagagggccCACACCAGAAGTGAGGATGGCCAGCTACAAGTCCAGAGCGTCCGGCCTCCTCTTCAACCTGAAGGACAATCGGAAGAGAGTGAAAAGCACCTACAGTCCCACCAAGTTCACAGGCATGGAGGTGACTGGCAGGAGTAAATCTAACCTGGGTGGTTATGGCCTCAGAGACACTGTGGTAGATAACCTGGATGCCTTAGACATCGTTGTTCCACAGTTGGCTGGAGAGAGGGAGCCCAGCGCAGTATGTCAGCCCCAAACCAACCCGCAGTGTGACCCTTCAAGGCAACCTACCACTGCACACCATCTCCAACACCTAAATTACACAGACACTAGTGAAGCAGGGGCCTACCAGGCATTAAGGTCGTCCCAGACTAGGGAGGAGATGGTTCACCATCAGGAGTACCGTGGAAACTACCATAACAGCAATCTGCCCACTACCCATCAGAATGACCCATGTGAGTTGGCCATCCCGTCCCCTGCAGTCATAGATAGTATCCAAACCAGCGATGTGAACAGAACCACAGAGAGATACTCAAAGGGAAGTGGATATGAGCAAGTTAGAGGGAAACAATATGGTTCCATTGATGCCTCCTCTCAAGAAAGTTGGAAGCAGCATGTCAGTAACACAACCTACCATGGCAGAGAGACGTTTGGCGTAAACGAAAGAGTTACAGACATGCGTCCATGGAAAGGGGAGATTGCTGCTCTaatagagaaagacaaacagtcTCTACTCTCCCGCACAGCAGCTACAATGAAGCAGGAACCAAAGCAGAACTATGATTGGAATGTAGTAAATGGACAAGATGAAATGAGAGAACCAGGGAAGCAGTACGTACCTGAAGGAAGGGTGCATTCAGCAGCTGAAGTTTTAACAGGTCGAAATAGCCTTCCACATAAAGAAGTGCGTCCAATTTCTGACTATACAAAGAACCAGAATGATTGGTGTAGGTCTGCGGGGcaagacaacataaaaacaagtgtGAATTTGGAAAGTGATAGAACATACGCAGTCCGTAACACCTTCACAGAAAGAGGACAACCTGTTCATGCAAAACCACATGGCCTATGGGTGGAACAGAACAAAAGACACCAAGTATATGTCAATAAAGAACAATATGACCAGGATGTACAGTGGAATTCTTCATATAAAAATGACAACAGACAATACTCAGCCAATGCTTCAACATCAGCTCGATGGGGAAAAGATCACAGTGAGAATACAGACAACACTATTACAATGCTACATCAGACAGTGGGCAAATATCCAAGAAATGAAGCATTTACTGCAAATGACCTTGATGGGATGCACATGAAAGTGCTAGCTAAAGCAGAGAAAGCCAATGTTAAAGCAGAACAAATGAAAGCAGAGTTACCTAAAGCAGAACATTCTAAAGCAGAGAAAGCTAAATCAGATCTAAAAAATGCAGATAAACCTAAAGCAGAGCTTGCTAAAGCAGAAGATACATTGGCGCTAGCTAAAACTGAAAACACTAAAGCTGAGTTATCTAAAGCTGACATAGCTAAAGCCCAAGCAGTAGTAGCTCAGACAGAGCTAGCTAAAGCAGAGCTAGCTATAGCACAAGCTGAACTAGCTAAAGCAGAGCTAGCTAAAGCTCAAGCAGAACTAGCTAAAGCAGAGCTAGTTAAAGCTCAAGCAGATCTAGCTAAAGCAGAATTAGCTAAAGCTCAAGCAGAAGAAGTTAAAGCAGAACATACTAAAACAGAACAAGCTGAAGCGGAGTTGGCTAAATGTAAAAGAGCCAAAGAAGAGAAAGTGAAAGCCGAGCTAGCAACAGCACATTTACCGAAAGCTGAGTTAGTTCAAGAAAAGGTAGCTATATCTAAAGCAGAGTTAGCTAATGCAGAGAAAGctaaacattttgaacaaaCAGAGCAAGCTATTATAAAGCCTGAAAAAGCAAAGAATGATGATCCTGCTAAGTTCACATCTTGGTCAAACAGCGAGGATAGATATGGTATAAACGACATCCTCACAACAAGAGACTATGAACAAGTGAAGAGAGAACGACTAGGAGAGAAAAGGTACAGTGTCAATGACGCGGTTCCAACAACAGTTGACAAAGTTTCCAATGAGATCATATCCACACAGGCAGAGATCAAACCCCCCCTGCAAAAAGATGTTGCCCCCATCAGTAGCTATGAACAGGAAGACAGGGGGCAAGATGAATATACCGGATTCCGAGAGCAAAATGGTTTCAGTCATGAAGTTTCAGCCAAGGAAAACAAACATCGCTCTATTGAGGTAGCTGCAACAGATGAGAGCAAAAAGATTGATTCACCTGCCACTATTAACCATGAAACAGCAATAACAACTACTGGATACACAAAGGATGAAAGTATCTCAAACCAAAGACTCGGCACCAAAGTCGAAGAGCAAGTGCTGGGAAATCAGAaggagaacagtgagagaaGGAGTGAGGGTCCATGGGTTTACAGTGAGTCATCCAAACAGTTCAAACTGGCGAGTCAGACTGAGAGTAGGAGGAAGCCCTCTGACCAGAGCTTACCATTAAGTAAAGAAGTCCATCCGTCCTCATTCAGACCTATGTCACTAAAGGAGAAAGGCCAGACAAAGCAACAGCTACTGACGTCAAAACTAAAGGCTCAAGCTGAAAAGGAGATCTCAGCGATCAAAGAGAAAGGTTTTGGTAAACAAGATGGACTCTTATTGAGAAACCCCACCAAGCAcctggaacagagagagagaggtcagaGTGGACAGGAATCAAagataataaaacattatgtatCCAAGGGTCAAACAAACAATGATTTATGTATTAACAACGCAACAGCTCAATCACAACATAAAGGAAAAGCTACAATTGAAGAATCAACTGTTAGCGATGATCAGCAGTCAATAACATCACTGAAAGGGACCAGAAACAAGTCACAGGTCAATGATGGAACGGAAAAGGACATGCTTCAGTCAACAGAGGTCAAAAGTCAAAATGAATATAATTCAGATGAAATTTcttgcaaaatgttttctggGAAAAGTGAGTCTGTTTCAGAAGATGACAGTTTGCAGATAATGGGGATAATGGTGACCATAACTGAACCCTCACAGGAAAAAGAGGATGGTTTTATCACACAACAAAAAGTAAAGGGAAATGAAAAAAGGGAAGATGaggcaatacaaaataaacttcCCTACAACAATTCAGAGTCTGATCCAACCATTACTCCCAAAGCAGATCAAGCAGCTTTATCTAAATCAGGTGTATCAAGCAAAAGGCAAGATAGTGCATTTGCTGACCATGTAATTCCAGAGAAGACCAGACAGCAAACGCAACTGTCAGATGGGAAAGCTGAAATTCAAACAGAACACGCTGCAAGGGAGAGTAAGCAAGTTACTCTTGCACCCGAAACAACAAACAGTTATCCAGAAAACACTGAGAAGCCTCCATCGAATGGGAGCGATCAGTTTCAAAAGGAAATTCTAGTCCATGACTCCTCTGCAGTTAAAGATGGACGCTTTGCAGAGGTCAAACAGGCTAAAAATAAACAGCTGGCTGAAACTCAACCTCTTTTCTTTAAACAGGGTATCACTGAAAGTAATAACCTTACCACTACTGAAATCATTGGCAAAGGCGACAGCAGCTTTCAAGATGCCCCAGTGGAGAATATACACATAGGCAGTATTGCAGTTTGTGTTGTTGCAGGGACACATCAGACTGATAACCAACAAAACACTGAAAGTCATTCAGTTGCTAAACATGTTGTTTCAGGAGCAGAAAAACCCACTGGGGACAGTAATGTGCACATTGATAGTATTGCCATTCGCGTTGTGTCAGGGGTGACTGAgaatgaaaatggaaaaacaacagcaaatgaGAAAGCAAACAACTCTGCAGATCCAACCGGTGAAACATCATCTTTTAAACCAGAGGTGAGTTCAAGACAGAAGCAACTGCCCACTGTCCCTACTGCCATCGCAGACTACGCCAGACTAAAGGTGATCTCCACTGAAGAAGATTCACCTTCTAAAACAGACAGTCCAAGCAGAGAGGATGGATATTTTCCCATGATACAGACTCGCCGCAGTAGACGCCCAGTGTTTCCGCCTGAACAACACGAACAACCTGTGGCCGGAGTGATGTTAGGAAAAGAAGTAGCAGCTGTGAAAGAGCCAGAGGTTCCCTACAAACTAAACACAGCGACTAAGATAGGAGGAGTGTTATCTTCAATGGAGCagcaacagagaaagacagggatgtTCAGCCTCAGGGAAAAAGCCAAAGAGGCTATCTCCTTAAACAAGGAAGGATTGACGGGgaccacagatacagacattttcaaacaCAACAATGTACCAGAACATGCAACAGGTTTAGAGAACCATCCTGAGTACCAATCGACCCAAACAGCTCATGAGCCTGGAAAACAACGGTTCTCCCCTAAAGTAGATGCAACACAATATATGGAGGCAATGCAGGTGTCTCTTGGTAATGAATATACaatggaaaagagagaggagcagagcaaagtggaggagaggacaaagagagagaaagaagataTAAAAGAGGTGGAGAGGACGGCTTtgcagagaaacaaagagagggtTGCAAGAGAGGATGAAGAGtatcagaaagaaaaggagaggagagagcaa agagaagagcagaAAGAGAATGAACTGAGAGAACAACATaaatggagagaggagaagaagaaggaggagaggacggAGGAGGAAAGGCGAGAGGTGGTGAGGAGggagcaacaacaacagcaagatttgaagagagaggcagaaatgAAAGAGGAGAACAGGATAGCGAGAttgagagaagaagagaggaaagacaaGGATAGGAGGGAAAgactgagagaggaggagaagaatgaggaggagagaaaagagcTACAGCTACAAAGGGAGgaggaacagaaagagaagCGAAGGGctagacagagagaagaggagaagatgaATGCTCTCCAGTACTACTCTATCAGCAGCCCTGAGAACCAGGCCAGACCCAGGGATAGACCCCTCTTCTCCCCCCAGCCCTCCCCCCACAGAGGGAACCCTGAGGACTGGGAGTACCACGTAAGACCCCACCTCCATACCTCTCCTGCGCCCCCTTCTACTCGTTCAAACACCTCCTCCCCTGCCCTAGGGGGTAAGCCCACCATGTTCAGAGTCAAAGACAACACCTTTAGAAGCTCCTCTCTCACCAAGTCAGTCAAACCACGCTTCCATAAGAGCTTGGGAGAAGAGTTCAGGGTTGGCTCTCCTCTCTGGAGCGGATCTGAGAGGGGAGACGAGGTACACGAGAGGACAAGAGAGAGCGGGCTTGAAGCTCACAGAGAGTGCACTGGGACTCCCGAATACCACGAATCTGGCATCTCATCACACCGGCAGACCCGTGTCCGAGACACTCAGCATGCGGTTGACCACACCGCTCTCTCAGAGCCTACCCACACCCAACCCTACTCCCGCCCCTACTCAAGGAGGAGTGTGGTTTTGGACGACGATGACTCTCGTTCAATGATTAGCAACATGTCCGGGGATGTTGAGAGCTATGCCGCCAGTGTTGCTGACATGTCCGAGAGGTCCTCAGGCCTGTACGACTCTGAGTTCACCAGCAGGGGGTGCTATAATAGGCCCGATTCAGCCTGTAGCTTCGCCAGTGACGTAGGACGGCCAATGGGGAAGCCCCCGACTGTTCCCCCTAAAAGTGACAAGGCCCTACGGCGAGCCAAGAGGCTCACAACTCGCAGGATAAAGAAAGAGTCGAAGCCCGAGACCGAGGTCGAAGCGGACCCAGTCGAGAACCCCGTCCATGCTGTTGCTAGCGTTCCCTCCTCACCCTCGGAGCTAGGATCCTCCAACCGCCCAGCTCGCGCCTCCGCCCATTTCTCTGCTCCTGTCTCCCTGCCCCTTGCCCCCTCTTCCATCTCCAGTGTGCCTTTTGCTCCAACTGATTTGAGATCATCCCATCGACAGTCCTTCTATGCCTCCCCAAATGCCAAAGCCCCCACCTCCCTTCCCCACGCCTCACCCCACCCCAGAGTCCCGGGGCAAGTGGTAAGTGTGTCCTCCTCCCCCACATACCAGCCCATTGCTCACCCCAGACACCTCGTTTCACCCTTGGCCTCGCCCCTCACCTCCCCCATGAATGTCCCTCAGTACCATGTGGACCCCAACTACACTTCCCCGTCCGGCCTCAGCCTTCCGCAGCCTTTCACCCAGAGTCTGACCCAAAAGAAGGTCCTACAGGACCCGGGGTCTGGTCAGTACTTTGTGGTGGACATGCCCGTCCAGGTGAAAACCAAGACCTTCTTTGACCCGGAGACGGGAAAGTACGTCCAGCTGAATGTCCGTCAACCAGGTCAGGGTGGCTCTCTGTCTCAGGCCCAACCCCAAGGTTATCCCCAGTCCCTTCCCGAAGCCTCATACATTCAACCCCCAACGTATCCACCATACACCCAGTCCAAAGCTTCTCCAGCCGGCCGGCCGTATGTGCTGTACCAGGGGTATCCCCAAAACTACCAGTCATTGCCGGTCTCCTCCCTGTCTACACACAGGTCACATTCTGGGATGTCTGTCTTGGAGACTCCCACCCAGGACTGCCAGAATCCACATCCCAAAGAGGAGAGTCAGGGTTGGGCTGGGGATGGAGAAGGGCAGGGAGAGGCCTGGAGCAACCAGGGCTACGGAGGACAAGAGCAGACACCTTACATGGACACGGCTCACGACACACACAGCCGTCCAGGTGAGGGCACGGTGTACGGCAGTGATGCTAACTCAGTCCCCCACCGCGACATCATCACCATGAGCGAGCTAGAGGACTTCGCTATGGATTCTGGTGACTGGTTATGA